The candidate division WOR-3 bacterium DNA segment TGTTAAACCTACAGGATAAATTTGTTTTCTATAAAGACTTTCAAAAAAAAGCACAAAACCAGATTTTGAAGGTTTGCGCAATATCTGCCATATTTCTTGCTCATTTAACTGAGTATCAATTCCTAAATTCTTTATTGTATTAGAAATAACAAATGGTTTAAATTGTTCAGCATAACCGTTTCTTGCGTATATAACCGAGGTTTCATCCCAGTAAATGATTTCCCACTCTGGTGAATTTTCTAAATCAATATCCCAGACGAATGCCTCAGGATAGGAATAATCAAAGATTATTAAATCAGGTTGGTATTTTTCAATGAGTTTGATTATTCCTCCGGGTTGATGACTTTCATGGAATTCTTTGAATAATTCCTCTTTCATAACTTCAAGGCGACCGTCAATATAAACCGGTTCGCGGACCGACCATATCAACCAACTTCCCCGGTTCAGGTCATTCAGAATTCTGCCTTTAAGACCATTTTTGGTTATAAATTCGCAGGCCTTAATGGGTTGGACTTCCGGGTCAAACCCGATGCCAAATTTCCCGCCACCCCGCTGGGCATAATAGCCATTGTTTATAATGTGAAGAGCGAAGAGAATTGAAAATATTGATATAATCAAAGCTGCGCCTTTTTCTAAAAATCGTGGTATCTTTAAGAATTTTCTCAGCGCCGGTAATAGTTCGTTAATACTGCTCCCGATAATCTGTATCGCCACAATCATAAATAAAGGTATATTACGCACCGCGGTGGCAGATAGATAACCAAAGGTAAAGAAAAGGAGATATTCATGAATTCTTTTTTTGCGGTGATTTACAATCAGGCAAAAAATTGACAAGGCTAAAAATAAGAAATAGATAAAAAGTGCAGAATGCGATGTAAGCAAAAATCCTCGTGCCGAGAAGGGCGAAGCAAATTCGGTTATTGCATCCTTAAAGACGCTTGAATTTTGGAGTCTTGTAAAAAGATAGAATGGAAATAAAATGCCTTTGATATGATAAGGATTCAAAAACGAAATGAAAACGGATAACATAGTCCATTTTAGTAATTCTTTGAATTTTGGTCTTTCATTAAAAAATGTGCTTATGAGATAGAAAAGCAGAATACCCCAGCCCAGGATAAATAGTCCATGAAGATTTACCCAGAGCATCTGGATGATGGGTAAGAGAAAGAGAAGATTCTTTTTTTGGAAGTAAAAGAGGTCAAGGATGAGTAACATCAGTACCATAAAAATATAAGTAAATATCTCGGGTCTCACCCCGAATCTAATCTCAAATGAAAAAAGACTCGTCAGAATCAAAATACATATCAACCAGATAGGGATTGAGGAATTTTTCAGGCGTAAAAATAATAAAGTAAAAAAAATTAGAATC contains these protein-coding regions:
- a CDS encoding tetratricopeptide repeat protein, whose product is MQKSKFNLWYITLILIFAFVFCLSLRKIYDTDIGFHLRGGEWMLTNKSFHHYDQFTYTVRHHEYIAMYWLYQIILFIIFKVSGAGGISIFNGILILIFFTLLFLRLKNSSIPIWLICILILTSLFSFEIRFGVRPEIFTYIFMVLMLLILDLFYFQKKNLLFLLPIIQMLWVNLHGLFILGWGILLFYLISTFFNERPKFKELLKWTMLSVFISFLNPYHIKGILFPFYLFTRLQNSSVFKDAITEFASPFSARGFLLTSHSALFIYFLFLALSIFCLIVNHRKKRIHEYLLFFTFGYLSATAVRNIPLFMIVAIQIIGSSINELLPALRKFLKIPRFLEKGAALIISIFSILFALHIINNGYYAQRGGGKFGIGFDPEVQPIKACEFITKNGLKGRILNDLNRGSWLIWSVREPVYIDGRLEVMKEELFKEFHESHQPGGIIKLIEKYQPDLIIFDYSYPEAFVWDIDLENSPEWEIIYWDETSVIYARNGYAEQFKPFVISNTIKNLGIDTQLNEQEIWQILRKPSKSGFVLFFESLYRKQIYPVGLTKMAFFASLKLDFPSAEILYLNALKIAEYHRAEIYFRLGLIYHFMQKFDKAEYCYKRVLRENPKHRNAQEMLNLLRQGLPPVR